Proteins encoded in a region of the Ptychodera flava strain L36383 chromosome 4, AS_Pfla_20210202, whole genome shotgun sequence genome:
- the LOC139130606 gene encoding uncharacterized protein, translated as MKAEKARIDAETLQQVAEENSSPVQTLTTPDQSSNDHVSRYIAMKGEMKHDPLPALNFTEFIPKAQNKDLESSPLLIQPGQGTPTESGETVTPTSNQQTPTTSQNNNMQPLTEIAQMMARQRLPLQQPITFGGDPTMYMSWKRSFEATVTTACIQTSEKLDFLHKYTQGDPQKIVEDHLQRYVDDPDESYREAWIELEDRFGNPAVITAVILERLKSFPKVKPDESKRLLELSDLCSNTEAHMRKLPDLSSLNTPQGLKPVMEKLPRFVLNKWRDNVASYKRRHKTFPPFKFFKDFLKDTAKAACDPDIPRPDDTHPGTSKSKSSQQTKTRARVHATKSSNEEKQCLFHEATGHDLKDCKAFAKQPVADRIELCKKKGLCFKCTEKHLAKDCTSTIECTICKSKKHITCLHATPGDRSKQKATETKPEDKEKETQEATTKCTRLTKCPAGRSCGKIVLAKVYTQDRPADYIETYVVLDDQSNACMGDSHLFDALKIHGPDLEYELSTCSGKGELRKGRRSNRVIIESHDGKKKFSLPVLLENDNIPSDKNEIPTPDICKAFKHLKPIIDYIPEPKKNVGIHLLIGRNCPEPLKVRETRNGPVNSPWAQRTDLGWTISGELCLETARGVIRTSVHRTTATLNGYNESALECNHHIHIKDIIGPKPVNFGTTVFKWTPYDEQKAPSIEDKQFLDIMQREVHVNEEGNLELPLPFRQDPKKLPNNRQSALNRFYNLQNQLQRKPQMMEEYFQFMKKITERDHASPVPEDEIDADNAWYLPHFGVYHPKKQQIRVVFDSSAKYNGVSLNDALLQGPDQMNSLLGILLRFRREQTAPLLPSGLRKIAEDGVSTYGEDVKEFIDKNFYVDDGLTSAPDAQKAISLINRTRDLLATRNVNFHKIVSNDEEVMTALPNEVRAKDLQSLDFNQDTLPTQRSLGVKWSLEADAFTFEVDLKEKPFSRRGVLAIVNSIYDPLGILAPVSIEGKLILRGLMTETKGCNSSNLGWDETLPEKYLPRWTRWCNNLNYITKIQLQQCYTPPTFGPIKKTECHIFSDASNEAIGAVAYMRLINHEDNVNVSFILGKAKRTSPKLNSTIWLSGPAFLWQRDKQDNHEETEHKYTVSDEDPEVRKQLAVLNTSTKEVEQDDLGAHRFQRFSSWRSLKRSIANLIGKIRQRKSPEKTDKKGEREVSRRTEN; from the exons ATGAAGGCAGAAAAGGCAAGGATAGATGCAGAAACCCTCCAACAAGTAGCGGAAGAAAATTCCTCACCAGTACAGACACTTACTACACCAGACCAGTCATCAAACGACCATGTATCACGATACATTGCAATGAAAGGAGAAATGAAGCATGATCCATTACCAGCACTGAACTTTACCGAGTTCATACCCAAAGCACAAAATAAAGACTTAGAATCATCCCCTCTACTGATACAACCAGGACAGGGAACACCAACAGAATCAGGTGAGACAGTCACACCTACTTCAAATCAACAGACAcctacaacaagccagaacaacaacatgcAACCTCTGACGGAGATAGCCCAAATGATGGCCCGTCAACGTTTACCACTACAACAACCAATAACATTTGGAGGCGACCCAACCATGTACATGTCATGGAAAAGATCATTCGAGGCCACTGTAACAACGGCCTGCATACAGACATCTGAGAAACTGGATTTCCTGCATAAATACACGCAGGGAGATCCACAGAAAATCGTCGAAGACCATCTACAACGATATGTAGACGACCCAGACGAGTCATATAGAGAGGCTTGGATAGAACTAGAAGACAGATTCGGCAATCCTGCAGTCATCACCGCAGTAATCCTGGAAAGACTGAAGTCCTTCCCGAAAGTTAAACCAGATGAAAGCAAAAGGCTACTCGAACTATCAGACTTGTGCTCTAACACAGAGGCACACATGAGAAAACTTCCTGACCTTTCGTCCCTCAATACACCACAGGGACTCAAGCCCGTCATGGAGAAGTTACCAAGATTCGTCCTCAACAAGTGGAGAGATAACGTGGCATCATACAAACGACGCCACAAAACATTTCCTCCATTCAAGTTCTTCAAAGACTTCCTGAAAGACACAGCGAAAGCAGCATGCGATCCTGATATTCCAAGACCAGACGACACACACCCTGGAACAAGTAAGTCAAAATCCAGTCAACAAACGAAGACTAGAGCGCGTGTACACGCAACGAAATcatcaaatgaagaaaaacaatgtctctTTCACGAGGCTACAGGACATGACCTGAAAGATTGCAAAGCATTTGCAAAGCAACCAGTTGCTGACAGAATTGAACTGTGTAAGAAGAAAGGCTTATGCTTTAAATGCACTGAGAAACATCTCGCCAAAGACTGCACATCGACCATCGAATGCACTATATGCAAGAGCAAGAAACACATCACCTGTCTCCATGCTACACCCGGCGACAGATCTAAGCAGAAAGCAACCGAAACCAAACCAGAAGATAAAGAAAAGGAAACCCAAGAAGCTACAACAAAATGTACCAGACTCACGAAATGCCCAGCCGGACGTTCGTGTGGTAAGATAGTCCTCGCAAAGGTGTATACACAAGACCGACCAGCAGACTACATAGAAACTTACGTAGTCCTAGACGACCAGTCCAACGCCTGTATGGGTGACAGCCACCTCTTCGACGCACTGAAGATACACGGCCCAGACCTTGAATACGAACTGTCAACATGCAGCGGCAAAGGAGAACTCAGAAAGGGACGACGTAGCAACCGCGTCATCATAGAATCACATGACGGAAAGAAAAAATTCTCTCTTCCCGTCCTGCTAGAAAACGACAACATACCGAGCGACAAGAACGAAATACCCACACCAGACATCTGCAAGGCCTTCAAACATCTGAAGCCCATCATCGATTACATTCCAGAACCAAAAAAGAACGTCGGAATTCATctcctcatcggcagaaactGCCCAGAACCACTGAAAGTCAGAGAAACAAGAAACGGACCTGTAAATTCGCCTTGGGCTCAACGCACCGACCTAGGGTGGACAATTTCAGGCGAACTGTGCCTAGAGACAGCAAGAGGTGTAATCCGCACTTCAGTACACCGTACGACTGCAACCCTCAACGGCTACAACGAATCAGCGCTCGAATGTAACCATCACATTCACATCAAAGACATAATAGGCCCGAAACCCGTCAACTTCGGCACCACCGTCTTCAAGTGGACACCTTACGACGAACAAAAGGCACCCTCCATTGAAGACAAGCAATTCCTGGACATCATGCAACGAGAAGTCCATGTAAATGAGGAAGGCAATCTAGAACTTCCTCTCCCCTTCAGGCAAGACCCGAAGAAATTACCGAACAACCGACAATCAGCTCTGAACCGATTCTACAATCTACAGAATCAGCTTCAGCGTAAACCACAAATGATGGAAGAATACTTTCAGTTTATGAAGAAAATAACGGAACGTGACCACGCAAGTCCTGTTCCAGAAGATGAAATAGATGCCGACAACGCATGGTACCTACCACACTTCGGTGTCTACCATCCCAAGAAACAGCAGATCAGAGTAGTATTCGACTCCAGTGCAAAGTACAATGGAGTCTCCTTGAACGACGCATTGCTTCAGGGACCTGACCAAATGAACAGCCTCCTCGGTATCCTGCTACGATTCCGACGCGAGCAGACAGCA CCATTGCTACCTTCGGGACTGAGAAAGATCGCTGAAGACGGGGTATCTACATACGGAGAAGACGTGAAAGAGTTCATCGACAAGAACTTTTACGTCGACGACGGACTAACCTCAGCACCAGATGCACAGAAAGCTATTAGTCTCATCAATAGAACAAGAGACTTACTAGCGACCAGAAACGTTAACTTCCACAAGATCGTTTCAAATGATGAAGAAGTCATGACAGCACTTCCAAACGAAGTACGAGCCAAAGATCTACAGAGTTTGGATTTCAACCAAGACACCTTACCGACACAGAGATCATTAGGGGTCAAGTGGTCTCTAGAGGCGGACGCATTCACATTCGAagtagacttgaaggagaagccaTTCTCACGGCGGGGAGTACTGGCGATCGTCAACTCAATATACGATCCACTCGGTATACTCGCACCAGTTTCCATAGAAGGAAAACTAATACTACGAGGCCTCATGACAGAAACTAAAGGATGCAACTCATCAAACCTTGGATGGGATGAAACGCTACCAGAGAAATATTTGCCCAGATGGACCCGCTGGTGCAACAACCTCAACTACATcacaaagatacagctacagCAATGCTACACTCCACCCACCTTCGGACCCATAAAGAAAACTGAGTGTCACATTTTCTCTGACGCCAGCAATGAAGCCATAGGTGCTGTAGCGTACATGCGGTTAATTAACCATGAAGACAACGTCAACGTATCATTCATACTTGGCAAAGCAAAG CGTACCAGCCCAAAACTCAACTCAACTATCTGGCTATCAGGACCAGCATTCCTGTGGCAGCGAGACAAGCAAGACAACCATGaagaaacagaacacaaatacacagtaagtgaCGAAGACCCTGAGGTCCGCAAACAACTTGCTGTCCTCAACACATCAAcgaaggaagtagaacaagacgaCTTAGGTGCTCACCGATTTCAACGATTCTCATCATGGAGATCCTTGAAGAGAAGTATTGCCAACTTAATAGGCAAAATCAGACAAAGAAAATCACCagaaaagacagacaaaaaagGAGAAAGAGAAGTCTCCAGAAGAACTGAAAATTGA
- the LOC139130886 gene encoding uncharacterized protein: MGVHDMVRSILHKCAICRRLRAKPLTQLMADLPSDRTEKTPPFTNVGMDVFGPWTIASRKTRAGTSEAKRWAVIFVCLYTTAVHIEVIDSMDTSSFINALRRFIAIRGNIKKLRCDQGTNFIGAKNELQAAAKELDQDRIKKFLTTRDCEWIFNPPHASHFGGIWERQIGTIRRVLDSMHYQLGKQQYTHDLLTTLMAEASAIVNSRPITTVSSDANDPQALTPNMLLTMKTQSPTPLPGSFVQQDIYSRKRWRRVQYLADQFWIRWRKEYLQSCQPRPKWNKSTINIKEGDVVLLREKEYARNSWPSLA, translated from the coding sequence ATGGGTGTACATGACATGGTAAGAAGCATACTACACAAATGTGCGATATGTAGAAGACTGAGAGCAAAACCACTCACTCAACTCATGGCCGACCTACCGTCGGACAGAACAGAGAAAACCCCACCATTCACCAACGTCGGAATGGACGTATTCGGCCCCTGGACTATAGCTTCCCGCAAAACCAGAGCCGGTACGTCTGAAGCAAAGAGATGGGCAGttatctttgtctgtctctACACTACAGCAGTACACATAGAAGTAATAGACTCCATGGACACTTCATCCTTCATCAACGCCCTACGCCGCTTCATAGCTATACGCGGCAACATCAAGAAACTCAGATGTGACCAGGGCACAAACTTCATCGGCGCAAAGAACGAACTTCAGGCAGCAGCCAAAGAGCTGGATCAAGACCGCATCAAGAAATTCCTTACAACAAGAGACTGTGAGTGGATTTTCAACCCACCTCACGCATCACACTTCGGCGGTATATGGGAACGACAAATTGGTACCATCAGACGCGTTCTTGACTCCATGCACTATCAACTAGGCAAGCAACAATACACACATGACTTGCTGACAACTCTCATGGCAGAAGCCAGCGCCATCGTCAACTCCAGACCTATAACAACGGTATCATCAGATGCAAACGATCCCCAAGCTCTCACCCCAAACATGCTACTCACCATGAAGACTCAATCACCGACCCCACTACCAGGCTCATTCGTCCAACAAGACATCTACAGTAGAAAACGTTGGCGACGCGTACAGTATCTAGCTGATCAATTCTGGATACGATGGAGAAAAGAATATCTACAAAGCTGTCAGCCACGACCAAAATGGAACAAATCTACAATCAACATCAAAGAAGGAGACGTGGTTcttttgagagagaaagaatacgCAAGAAACAGCTGGCCCTCGCTCGCATAG